A single window of Gadus chalcogrammus isolate NIFS_2021 unplaced genomic scaffold, NIFS_Gcha_1.0 GACHA068, whole genome shotgun sequence DNA harbors:
- the LOC130378166 gene encoding uncharacterized protein LOC130378166 isoform X2: MDMHAFFLWCKCFFYRSWCICKGFHFSRRFRSRIQGRIPVVEAQRRRLIYHESCTAFMFRWRGKTWCIDAARDDGSLGRLVNDEHRRPNCKMKNIDVNGSPHLCLFALMDIKQGEEISYDYGGEDCPWRTETTTVGPNALLVEDLHTVVLANTEVGDATHPNIAQQMTTVGDDALLDGGLKPVLSNTEGDDDATRPKITQQMTTVGDDALLDGGSKPVLSNTEGDDDATRPKITKQKRFLKVKTKAHRGHTVHLLLM; the protein is encoded by the exons ATGGACATGCATGCTTTCTTTTTAtggtgcaaatgttttttttacaggtCGTGGTGTATTTGCAAAGGGTTCCATTTCTCAAGGAGATTTCGTTCTCGAATACAGGGGAGAATTCCTgttgttgaagcccagagaagGAGGCTGATATACCACGAATCATGTACTGCATTCATGTTTAGGTGGAGAGGGAAAACATGGTG TATCGATGCCGCCAGAGATGACGGTTCACTTGGGCGCCTCGTTAACGACGAACACAGGCGTCCAAACtgtaaaatgaaaaatattgaTGTCAATGGAAGCCcacatctttgtttgtttgccctTATGGACATAAAACAAGGAGAAGAAATTTCATACGATTATGGAGGTGAAGACTGCCCATGGAGAACAGAA ACGACCACAGTTGGACCAAATGCACTGCTGGTAGAAGATTTGCATACTGTTGTCCTGGCAAATACCGAAGTGGGTGATGCTACTCATCCAAACATCGCTCAACAG atgaCCACAGTTGGAGACGATGCCCTGCTAGATGGGGGCTTGAAACCTGTCCTTTCAAATACCGAAGGGGATGATGATGCTACTCGTCCAAAAATCACTCAACAG atgaCCACAGTTGGAGACGATGCCCTGCTAGATGGGGGCTCGAAACCTGTCCTTTCAAATACCGAAGGGGATGATGATGCTACTCGTCCAAAAATCACTAAACAG AAAAGGTTCTTGAAAGTGAAGACGAAAGCACACAGGGGGCACACTGTTCATCTACTGTTGATG TAG
- the LOC130378166 gene encoding uncharacterized protein LOC130378166 isoform X1, with product MDMHAFFLWCKCFFYRSWCICKGFHFSRRFRSRIQGRIPVVEAQRRRLIYHESCTAFMFRWRGKTWCIDAARDDGSLGRLVNDEHRRPNCKMKNIDVNGSPHLCLFALMDIKQGEEISYDYGGEDCPWRTETTTVGPNALLVEDLHTVVLANTEVGDATHPNIAQQMTTVGDDALLDGGLKPVLSNTEGDDDATRPKITQQMTTVGDDALLDGGSKPVLSNTEGDDDATRPKITKQKRFLKVKTKAHRGHTVHLLLMKRLFLTSRALKFHQPRSEDNGRWLKCRKKSAL from the exons ATGGACATGCATGCTTTCTTTTTAtggtgcaaatgttttttttacaggtCGTGGTGTATTTGCAAAGGGTTCCATTTCTCAAGGAGATTTCGTTCTCGAATACAGGGGAGAATTCCTgttgttgaagcccagagaagGAGGCTGATATACCACGAATCATGTACTGCATTCATGTTTAGGTGGAGAGGGAAAACATGGTG TATCGATGCCGCCAGAGATGACGGTTCACTTGGGCGCCTCGTTAACGACGAACACAGGCGTCCAAACtgtaaaatgaaaaatattgaTGTCAATGGAAGCCcacatctttgtttgtttgccctTATGGACATAAAACAAGGAGAAGAAATTTCATACGATTATGGAGGTGAAGACTGCCCATGGAGAACAGAA ACGACCACAGTTGGACCAAATGCACTGCTGGTAGAAGATTTGCATACTGTTGTCCTGGCAAATACCGAAGTGGGTGATGCTACTCATCCAAACATCGCTCAACAG atgaCCACAGTTGGAGACGATGCCCTGCTAGATGGGGGCTTGAAACCTGTCCTTTCAAATACCGAAGGGGATGATGATGCTACTCGTCCAAAAATCACTCAACAG atgaCCACAGTTGGAGACGATGCCCTGCTAGATGGGGGCTCGAAACCTGTCCTTTCAAATACCGAAGGGGATGATGATGCTACTCGTCCAAAAATCACTAAACAG AAAAGGTTCTTGAAAGTGAAGACGAAAGCACACAGGGGGCACACTGTTCATCTACTGTTGATG AAGAGACTCTTCCTCACATCGAGAGCCCTGAAATTCCACCAACCAAGAAGCGAAGACAACGGCCGTTGGTTGAAATGCCGGAAGAAGTCGGCGCTATGA
- the LOC130378166 gene encoding uncharacterized protein LOC130378166 isoform X3 translates to MDMHAFFLWCKCFFYRSWCICKGFHFSRRFRSRIQGRIPVVEAQRRRLIYHESCTAFMFRWRGKTWCIDAARDDGSLGRLVNDEHRRPNCKMKNIDVNGSPHLCLFALMDIKQGEEISYDYGGEDCPWRTETTTVGPNALLVEDLHTVVLANTEVGDATHPNIAQQMTTVGDDALLDGGSKPVLSNTEGDDDATRPKITKQKRFLKVKTKAHRGHTVHLLLMKRLFLTSRALKFHQPRSEDNGRWLKCRKKSAL, encoded by the exons ATGGACATGCATGCTTTCTTTTTAtggtgcaaatgttttttttacaggtCGTGGTGTATTTGCAAAGGGTTCCATTTCTCAAGGAGATTTCGTTCTCGAATACAGGGGAGAATTCCTgttgttgaagcccagagaagGAGGCTGATATACCACGAATCATGTACTGCATTCATGTTTAGGTGGAGAGGGAAAACATGGTG TATCGATGCCGCCAGAGATGACGGTTCACTTGGGCGCCTCGTTAACGACGAACACAGGCGTCCAAACtgtaaaatgaaaaatattgaTGTCAATGGAAGCCcacatctttgtttgtttgccctTATGGACATAAAACAAGGAGAAGAAATTTCATACGATTATGGAGGTGAAGACTGCCCATGGAGAACAGAA ACGACCACAGTTGGACCAAATGCACTGCTGGTAGAAGATTTGCATACTGTTGTCCTGGCAAATACCGAAGTGGGTGATGCTACTCATCCAAACATCGCTCAACAG atgaCCACAGTTGGAGACGATGCCCTGCTAGATGGGGGCTCGAAACCTGTCCTTTCAAATACCGAAGGGGATGATGATGCTACTCGTCCAAAAATCACTAAACAG AAAAGGTTCTTGAAAGTGAAGACGAAAGCACACAGGGGGCACACTGTTCATCTACTGTTGATG AAGAGACTCTTCCTCACATCGAGAGCCCTGAAATTCCACCAACCAAGAAGCGAAGACAACGGCCGTTGGTTGAAATGCCGGAAGAAGTCGGCGCTATGA
- the LOC130378166 gene encoding uncharacterized protein LOC130378166 isoform X4, whose amino-acid sequence MFRWRGKTWCIDAARDDGSLGRLVNDEHRRPNCKMKNIDVNGSPHLCLFALMDIKQGEEISYDYGGEDCPWRTETTTVGPNALLVEDLHTVVLANTEVGDATHPNIAQQMTTVGDDALLDGGLKPVLSNTEGDDDATRPKITQQMTTVGDDALLDGGSKPVLSNTEGDDDATRPKITKQKRFLKVKTKAHRGHTVHLLLMKRLFLTSRALKFHQPRSEDNGRWLKCRKKSAL is encoded by the exons ATGTTTAGGTGGAGAGGGAAAACATGGTG TATCGATGCCGCCAGAGATGACGGTTCACTTGGGCGCCTCGTTAACGACGAACACAGGCGTCCAAACtgtaaaatgaaaaatattgaTGTCAATGGAAGCCcacatctttgtttgtttgccctTATGGACATAAAACAAGGAGAAGAAATTTCATACGATTATGGAGGTGAAGACTGCCCATGGAGAACAGAA ACGACCACAGTTGGACCAAATGCACTGCTGGTAGAAGATTTGCATACTGTTGTCCTGGCAAATACCGAAGTGGGTGATGCTACTCATCCAAACATCGCTCAACAG atgaCCACAGTTGGAGACGATGCCCTGCTAGATGGGGGCTTGAAACCTGTCCTTTCAAATACCGAAGGGGATGATGATGCTACTCGTCCAAAAATCACTCAACAG atgaCCACAGTTGGAGACGATGCCCTGCTAGATGGGGGCTCGAAACCTGTCCTTTCAAATACCGAAGGGGATGATGATGCTACTCGTCCAAAAATCACTAAACAG AAAAGGTTCTTGAAAGTGAAGACGAAAGCACACAGGGGGCACACTGTTCATCTACTGTTGATG AAGAGACTCTTCCTCACATCGAGAGCCCTGAAATTCCACCAACCAAGAAGCGAAGACAACGGCCGTTGGTTGAAATGCCGGAAGAAGTCGGCGCTATGA
- the LOC130378166 gene encoding uncharacterized protein LOC130378166 isoform X5, which yields MKNIDVNGSPHLCLFALMDIKQGEEISYDYGGEDCPWRTETTTVGPNALLVEDLHTVVLANTEVGDATHPNIAQQMTTVGDDALLDGGLKPVLSNTEGDDDATRPKITQQMTTVGDDALLDGGSKPVLSNTEGDDDATRPKITKQKRFLKVKTKAHRGHTVHLLLMKRLFLTSRALKFHQPRSEDNGRWLKCRKKSAL from the exons atgaaaaatattgaTGTCAATGGAAGCCcacatctttgtttgtttgccctTATGGACATAAAACAAGGAGAAGAAATTTCATACGATTATGGAGGTGAAGACTGCCCATGGAGAACAGAA ACGACCACAGTTGGACCAAATGCACTGCTGGTAGAAGATTTGCATACTGTTGTCCTGGCAAATACCGAAGTGGGTGATGCTACTCATCCAAACATCGCTCAACAG atgaCCACAGTTGGAGACGATGCCCTGCTAGATGGGGGCTTGAAACCTGTCCTTTCAAATACCGAAGGGGATGATGATGCTACTCGTCCAAAAATCACTCAACAG atgaCCACAGTTGGAGACGATGCCCTGCTAGATGGGGGCTCGAAACCTGTCCTTTCAAATACCGAAGGGGATGATGATGCTACTCGTCCAAAAATCACTAAACAG AAAAGGTTCTTGAAAGTGAAGACGAAAGCACACAGGGGGCACACTGTTCATCTACTGTTGATG AAGAGACTCTTCCTCACATCGAGAGCCCTGAAATTCCACCAACCAAGAAGCGAAGACAACGGCCGTTGGTTGAAATGCCGGAAGAAGTCGGCGCTATGA